The sequence TTTTTCCCTGTTCATAAACCACAGTCAACGGATTTTCGGCAAACTCAACCAGATCATAGGCTATGTCGGGCAGTTTCGCCACGTACAATCCCAGTTGATCGGCATTCTGAATGACAACGGTTGGATACAGGCCGTCGGGCATAAGTGTCTGAAAAGTAAGCAATTGCTCTACGGAAGCATCATTGGTCGGATCTGTAGCAACAGACCAGCCCGTTTCGTCGGCAAGAGCAATAAACTGCCCCTGCCGGAGTTGATAAGCGATATCGCGGATACTTGTGGTCATGACGAATGAATCCACAAAAATACGGCAAGTTTATAAAAACACGGTTACGAACTTTAGCTGAGGCTCGTGTAAACTTGATTATATCGTTAGAAAACTCGCTTTTGACTCAACTCTCCCGGCGATTTGAGCATTTATTGCTGCGAGGACTTGGTCGGGGGAGAAGAGACAACGAGACGATTTAGATACGACCGTTTAACCTGCCACTGCCAGACCGGGCCATCGTTGGGGTCGTCGAAGGCATCGTTGAATACCATGCCACATTTTTCCAGCACCCGCACGGAGGCACTCATTTCGGCGAGCGTATGGGCTTTTACCAGCATTACTTCCGGATATTCGAATGCCCGATTAATGAGTCCCTGAGCTGTTTCAGTCGCTAATCCCTGTCCTCGGTAGTCAGGATAGATTTCATAGCCGATTTCAACCATGCCCGTATCGTCGGGCATTCCTTTATAGCCGCCTACGCCGATCAACGCATTATCATCACGATGAATAAAAAAATAAAGCCACCAGGGACCCTGTTTATGATCCTCGATCACCTTCGCCTGGGTATAATCGAATATATCCATCCCGAATTCGCTAAGCACATCGGGTACACGAATAGACAGATGTTGGCTAAGTTCAGGCGGACCAATAAAAAGAGCTTCGTAGGTCGGAAGATCGATGGGTAATAAGGTTAAGCGAGGAGTGCTAATTGGCGACATGATGAAGCGAAACGTTTGGAGGAATGGGCAGCAAGCGGTAAGCAGTTTTCAGTGACCGGTTTTCAGTTTTCAGTAGGCGGCCAGCGACCTAAGTAACGTAAACTGTTTAGGTCACTAATCGCCAACTGCTCACTGAAAACTATTTTCCGGTGCTAACCGCTGCTACACTTTCTGACTGGTACTTATACCAATACTCAATCAGATCGGCAACTAAGCCAGTCCAGCCAGTCTGGTGATTGGCACCAAGGCCTGCTCCAACATCGCCGTGGAAGTATTCATAAAATAAATAAAGCCCGTCAAAATGCTTGCCTTTCTGCATCTTTTCCTCGTTACCATAGGCAGGAATACGTCCATCGGCACCACGACGGAAAATATTGATAAGCCGCTCTGCTACCAGAACGGTCGCTTCTTTGACGCTCATTACCTGTCCCGAATTGGTTGGATACTCGACCTCAAAGTCATCGCCATAATATTGGTAAAATTTAAACAGCGAATCGATCAGCAGAAAGTTGACCGGAAACCAGATTGGGCCCCGCCAGTTGGAATTGCCTCCGAACATGCTCATTTCTGATTCGGCCGGAACATAGCGTACCTGGAAAATTTCACTGTTCAGCTCAAACTGGTAAGGCGTTTTTTCGTGGTATTTCGATAAGGCGCGGATTCCATAATCAGACAGGAATTCGGTTTCATCGAACATCCGTTTCAGGATCATTTTCATCCGGTGACCACGCAGCAAACTCAAGAGGTGCGTTTCCCCTTTTCCGGGTTCATGCCAGCGTGAAATGAGCGAAGCCAGATCAGGCCGATTCGTCAGAACCCATTCGACCCGACGTTTGAAGTCAGGGAGTTTTGACAGCAGTGCTTCGTCCAGAATCTCAACCGCGAACAACGGAATCAATCCTACCATCGACCTGATTTTGAGCAGTCTGGCGTTCTGGTCCGGTGTATGGAGCACATCGTAGTAGAATTGATCGACCTCGTCCCACAGGCTGATGTTCTGCTTGCCGAGGTTATTCATAGCCGATGCGATGTGCAGAAAATGCTCGAAAAACTTGCTGGCCATATCCTGATAAGACGGGCGTGTCAACGAAATTTCGCAGGCAATCCGCAGCATATTCAGTGTATACATGGCCATCCAGCCCGTACCATCGGCCTGTTCAATGCGGCCACCCATGGGTAATGGTTGCGAGCGGTCAAATACGCCGATGTTGTCCAAACCAAGGAAGCCACCACCGAAAATGTTGTTACCCGCCACGTCTTTTCGATTGACCCACCACGTGAAATTCAGGAGTAATTTATGGAATACACGCTCCAGAAAACCTACGTCACCGACGCCGTTAAGGTCGCGGTCAATTTCGTAAACTTTCCAGGTTGCCCAGGCATGTACGGGTGGGTTAACATCGCTAAAATTCCATTCATAGGCCGGAATCTGACCATTTGGGTGCATGTAATACTCCCGTAGAATAACAGCCAGCTGGCGTTTGGCGAAATGCGGATCGAGCCGGGCAAGTGTCAACGTATGAAAGGCAAGGTCCCAGGCCGCAAACCACGGATACTCCCACTTGTCGGGCATCGACAGGATATTAGCCGTGTACATATGCCGCCAGCTTTCGTTCCGGGCATAGACGCGTCCCTGAAATGGCACCGGCATTTTGGGATCGCCTTTAAGCCACTCATTGACGTTATAATAATAAAACTGTTTATTCCAGAGCATACCCGCATAGGCCTGCCGCTGGATGGCCAGTAATTCTGGATCGGTAACATTCTTCTGGAGGTCGCCAAAAAACGCATTGGCTTCATCTAACCGTTTGTTCCAGATATCGTCGAAATCGGCAAAAGGCTGATTTAGTATCGTTTGATCACTAAATCGAAGGCGAATGCTGACGCTGCCACCCGCCGGTACCTGGCGTACATAGTGAGCCGAGGCCTTGGTGCCAATCTGGTTCGGATTTATAAAGCTTTTTTTGCCCCCCGATATGATAAAATTGTTGATCGCATCTTTCGGATATTTGGCCACATTGGGCCGACCGTAAAGCCGATCCGTATTGGTGTCGTTATCGCAGAATAGAAGCGCATCGGCGTCTTCGCAATAGAGTTTATATTTGCCTAGTTGCTTGTGGTTAATTTCAATTTGTTTGTTCCCGATACCGTTAAGCATCGGCCTGGCATTGTATTGTTCATAACCCCATGCCCAGGTATTTCGGAACCATATGGTTGGTAACAGCGTGAGCGGGGCTGCCTGAGCAGAACGGTTATGGGCTGTTACTTTCACTAACCAGTCGTTCTGATCGGCTTTGGCATATTCAATGAAAATGTCGAAATACTCATCCTTGTCAAAAATACCCGTGTCCAGCAATTCGAATTCGGGCTCCTGCCGACCTCGTCGCGATGTTTCGATGACGAGCCGGTTGTAAGGAAACTCCTGCTGAGGGTATTTATAGAGCATTTTCATGTATGAATGTGTTGGCGTACTATCCAGATAATAGTACAGTTCCTTCACATCCTCGCCATGATTTCCCTCCGGACCCGATAAGCCGAAAAATCGCTCTTTTATAATATTGTCTTTATGGTTCCAGAAACCCAGTGCGAAACAGATGTGGCCTTTATTGTCGGAGATGCCGCCAATACCTTCTTCGCCCCAGCGATAGGCGCGGGAACGAGCCATATCATGTGTGACGTAGTTCCAGGCATCTCCGTACGGGCTATAGTCTTCCCGAACACTACCCCAGGCACGGTCAGATAGATAGGGCCCCCATTTTTTCCAGCCTTTATTATCGGCTCGCTCGTAAATTCGTTCGCGTTCAGCTGTCGGCATTGTATTGTACGGTAGGCTTTTGAAATTTTATGTAATTGATGTTAGTCAAAAATAGTGCTAAACCTGTGTTGATACATTAAAAACAGTAAACAGTGAAAACCTAAATTCAGTAGTTAACTGTTTGATTAGGAGGTATGTTTACTTAGTAACATGCCAATGCATCTTATTTAGACTATTAATTTAGCTGCTGGTCTCGTTATTTTTTTACAGCAGCCAGCACACGCTTTATCAATTCGTTTGGATTGCCATTATGCCAACGCCATACGATAACAATATCGTGTTCGGGATCGACCCATATTGTGTTTGAGCCTGCTCCGATAGCCGCGAAACTTGTCGTAGGCGCGTCGGGCCAGGCTTTCTTGCCGGTTTGGCTCGTTCCCGTATTAAGCCACCACAAATACCCGTAGTCCGGACCAACCGGGCTGGGCGTTGTTGCCTGCTTAACCCAGGCAGGCGACACAATCTGGCGATCGCCCCAACGGCCCTGCCTCAGGAAGAGATAACCAAACCGGGCTTCATCGAGAGCGCTGATCCACAAACCGCCACCCCAGCGGGTTCCGCCACTGACCGACGGCATTTGTTTGCCATCTATGTCGGCAACGGCGTTTGGATAGGTAACATAACGCCAGGAATCTGATGCACCGATTGGGTTCATGATTTCGTCGCGAACAACGTCAGGCAGTGGCTTTTTCCATAGGCGCAGTAGAGAGAGAGCCATTCGGTTAATGCGTACGTCGTTATATTCATAAAAAGCGCCGGGTTTCTGAAGGGTCCGGGGTTTTCGCTCTCCTTTGCCAAATGCTTCCTTTCCAACAAAATCACTGTTTTTGCCCCATAAGGTTCCTTCCCATTCGCTAGTTTGCTGAAGGTGATTTTCCCAGGTGATCGCCTTGTTCTGATCAGATTCATAGCCGCCGTCATGAATGAGCTTGGCTACCGGATCATGTATGTCGGGAATCATACCGCGTTCTATCGTAATGCCGGCCAGGGTAGACAAAACACTTTTCGCTACGCTATAGGTTGGGTCAGGGTGTTGCGTATCGCCCCACTCGGCTACAATATATCCGTGGCGTAACACAACGCCATTGGTAGCAGCCCGGCTGGTAGGCATTGGACCCAGTAGTTTACCAAATATCTCTTCCTGGGTTGAGAAATTAGGGGTCATCTGGGTTGTTTCCTGCGTTTTGGCAAAGGCTACAGCCTGCTCCAGCAAAGCCGCATCCATGTCTGCTTTTTCAGGAGCCAGGTGAACCCAATTATCGCCTTTGGACGGGAAGTAAACCGTTGATTTGGGAAGTTGCCGATGGCAGGCCGTTAGCGTAGCCAGCGCTAGTAAATAGAAGGTAAGCTTCCGGAAAAGAGGCAGCGTCATGCGTTGTGATGAAAGAGTTCAGTTCAGGGTTGTATCCGAGCGAAAAACCAAAGATCGAAGTTAGGAGATTTAGAGAGAATCTGATCGTTTCATCAGTCAGAAGATACCTCTTTTTGCTCAATTCCAATACTCTTTTCGAGATCATACTTTTTTAACTAAACATTAACCCGGCTTTTATCTCTTTTTTAGGTCTGCGAATGTTGTTTGCATTGACAATGAACCAGCCCGATGCCCGGTAAATTGAGCAACGTTTCGTGACACCAGACTAGCCCATTGCCGCATAAACAAGATCGTTTTTAGCGTACGTAAATAAGTTATCAATCATGAAAGTGTTCATCCAACTTGTCCCGGCCAAAACCATGCTGCTTGCATTGGGGCTGTTGGTCGCAGGATGGCAATCCACCATTGCCCAGAATACGGGAAACGAGCAGCAAGCCGGAAACGACAACGATCAAACGATTGTGTCGGCTATTGCTCCCTATCGCGACGATGTTCGCCGGTCGATATTATTGGCTAGTGAGCAACCACAGGTATTAACCAGTCTGGCTCAGCAGCGTTCTGCCAGTCAGCAGGCTTTCAACAATCTGATTCAGTCGTATGATCAGAAAAAGCAGGGCTGGTTTTATGATCTGTCTCGCTATCCCGACGTATTGCACGCATTAGCCACCTTGCCCGCTGGCTCTGATGAATCGTCGGTGAAAAATCTGACCAAAACTATGCCGACCGATCTGCAGGAATCTGCCTGGAAGATTTACCGGCATCACAACAATGATCTGCTACAGGTCGACAATCTGAATCAGCAGGCACAACAGGCGTTTGATAACCTCATCGCGCCACTGGACGTTACGACCCAAAATGCATTTCGGCAACTACTTGATATGCCCGATGTGCTCACACAGCTCACCGATCAGATTGATAAGACCACTCAGTTAGGAAATGCCTATCGGATGAATCCTGAACAGGTCACCAACGATCTGACTGCCTTACACGATAGCCTGACGGTTCAGAATCAGCAGGAACTGGCTGATTATCAGAATGAATTAAACAGAGATCCTCAGGCTAAGCAGGAGTTGCAGCAGGCCGGGCAAGCCTATGCTCAAGCCAATGGCTATAATACGGGTATTAATCCAAATCCGGCCTGGGTAAACAGTTCATACTATTATCAGAATCCGTATCCATACTGGTTTGGCTATCCATACTGGTATTCATCACCTATGTGGTATCCATCGGCCTGGTGGTACGGAACCGGATTTTACTATGGTCTGGGTGGGAATATGGTTCTTTTTGGTCTGCCATCGCTGGGCTTCTCAAACTGGTTTTTTGGACCGGGTCGCCTTGCTTACCCACACCTGTATAACCGGTTCAATAATTACTATTCCCACAACATGGGTGAGCATCACTTCTGGACGTCGGGTAATGCTGGTTTTATGACCGCTGCTCATCGGGCTTTTGCTCCGACGGCCGGATTCATTAATGCACGTGCTAACTGGCTAACCAACGCCCGTCAGTATAACCGACCCAGTAGTTGGGCGAACACAACGCGTAGTGCACCAACCGCCCGGTATCAGAATTTTAATGCCGGAGCTTACCATGCTCAGTCCTGGGGTGGGGGCGGTATGCGATCCTTTGGTGGCGGTGGCTTTCACGGAGGCCGCCGGTAGAAATAGGTAGTTCTTAGCAGGCAGTGTGCGGTATTTTGGTCAATGTCCAACTACTGCACACTGCCTGCTGTACTTTACCGCTCCAGTTTAAAGCCCTCGTCTATACGTACACGCTGCGGGCGATTGGCTACATCCCAGCCAGTCAGGTAAATCCACTTTGCAATGCGCGTTACTTTCGCTGTATTGATGCGATCAGGCTCATCTTTAGGGGTATGGTAATCGGGGTGGAGCAGGGTCGTGAAAGCAATTGCGGGGACATTAGCGCGGGCGTAGGGGAGGTGATCTGAACGAAAGTACCAGCCCTCCGGGTGTTCTGGTTTGTCCCAAAGGGTATCGAGTTTAAAGTGAGCATCTGTCTGATTAACAGCCAGGGCTGCATTGACCAGATCACTTGAATTTCGATGGGGCGGTTGCTGGCCCAGAATGGCCGCACTGTCGGGCGCATTTCGACCAATCATCTCAGCGTTGAGAACGGCTACGATAGAGCCTTTGGGCACGGTTGGGTGTTCCACATAATAGCGGGACCCTAAAAGGCCACGTTCTTCGGCACCATGAAAGACAATGAGTGCCGAACGTTTGCCGGGTTTCTGGGCGAATGCCCGACCAATTGCCATCGTGGCAACACAACCGCTGGCATTGTCGTCGGCCCCATTCCAGATTGAGTCTCCCGCCACCGCCCGGCGAACGCCATCATGGTCCTGATGGGTGCTGAACAATACATATTCCTCTTTGAGTTTCGGGTCAGTGCCGGGTACTTTGGCAACGATATTGACCGACGGATAATTGAAACTCTCAACATTGACGACATTGGTAAACTGCTGACCGGGTTGCTTAACCCATTCCAGAGCGCTGGCTGGTAACCATACGGTTGGAGCCTGCGAGAAGACGCGGGTGTTCGGGCCACCCGGCAGATCGTAGCGACCGCGTTCGAGACCGGTTGTCCAGCGATCAAAATAGAACTGCGCATCTGAATTCGACACCCACACAACAGCCAGTGCACCCGCTTTTACGAGTTCAGCCGCCTTGCGATTCATGGTGCCGAGCAGGAACCGCCGATAGCTCAACTCCGCCGGGGGAGTTCCCGAAAACTCCAGTGCCACCGCTTTTCCTTTAATATCTATTTTCGCCAGATCTTCGGGAGTACCTTTTCCCGCGAACACCAGGGGTGCATCGACAGAGGCAATGGCAGGAGCCAGAAGAAACGCATCATGACCGTGAATGAGCTGATGAGTACCGATGGCTAATCGACTGGTTTCGGTAATACGTGTACGCTGGATGTGGAAAAACTGAAAAAACGTGCCATCATCACCCGCGGGTTGAAGACCCATTGCCCGAAGCTGGTCGGCAATCCAGACCGACGCTTTCAGCTCATCGAGCGATCCACCCTCGCGACCCCGGAAATGGTCTCCAGCCAATGCAAATAGATCGCGTTTGATATCACTTTCTTTTATGGCCCCTACCGCATTGCCGGTTTGGGAAGCTTTCGACTGGGCCAGGCTGAGGGTGTTACTAATGGATAGCATACCCATCAGAATAGCGGTTGCCAGTGGCCGAATCTTGTTGTAGTTCAGGTAAATCATTATTTCTTTATACGTCGATGATTGGGGTAGAACAAATCTACGTAGAGACGCATTACATCGGGCTTTATACCCGGACGGATATTATAAATTTCTGCTTAAAGTGAGACTTAGCGAATTATGCCTCAACAATGACAATTTACTATCTTGGCAAAATAAAGACCCGACATGAAAGAGATCTACCTCGTTTTTATGCTGCTTTTTGGTGGTTTTACTATACAGCCACTTACTGCTCAATCCAGGAAAACCACGCCTGATCCTGTTTCTCGCTTTGATAGCTATGTGCAGCAGGCTGTGCGCAATTGGCAGGTGCCGGGTCTCACCGTTACGGTCGTTAAAGAGGGTCGTGTCCTGTTCAAAAAAGGGTACGGTATCCGTGAACTTGGCAAGCCTGAACGGATCGATACGCAGACGCTTTTTGCAATGGCATCAACAACCAAGGCCATGACAGCGGCCTGCCTTGGCATGCTCGTCGATGAAGGGAGGCTCCACTGGGATGATCCTGTTACCAACTACCTGCCTGATTTTCAGCTTTATGATCCGACTGTTACGCGTGAGTTGCGGGTGCGCGATTTGCTCATTCACAATACGGGTGTCGGTAATGCCGATTTTTTATGGGCAGCTATGCAGATTCCATCAGATGAGATTCTCCATCGATTGCGGCTCATTCGACCAGCCTATTCGTTTCGATCGAGCTTTATTTACCAGAATATCATGTATCTGGCTGCCGGGAAAGTGGTTGAAAAGGCGAGTGGAATCCCCTGGGAAACCTTTATTCGCAAGCGTATTTTTGAACCGCTCAACATGCGTCGGACACAGGCTTTATTTCGGGAAGTGACCGATGCAAACCGCGCTAAACCACACATCGAGGTAAAAGATACCATTCGGGTCGTCAACAGTCGACTCGAAGAGGGGCTGGTCGATGCGGTTGGTCCGGCAGGGTCGGTTTGGACGTGCCCGGATGATATATCAGCCTGGATGCAGTGCATGCTGGATAGTGGTCGGTATGCGGGAAAAACACTGCTGAAACCCGCAACCTGGGCCGAGTTGTTCAAACCACAGGCATTTGTGACCGATAGTCAGTTTTATCCTACCCAGCAACTCACAAAACCGGTTTGGAAAACATACGGTCTGGGCTGGTTTCAGCACGATTATCGCGGTCATCACATCAATTTTCATACGGGAAGTCTGACCGGAATGATCGCTATTCATGGCCAACTGCCCGACCAGAAGTTAGCCGTCTATGTGCAGAGTAATCTTGACCATGCCGAACTCCGCCATGCCATTATGTACCGTGCTTTTGATGAATTTGCTTTGGGCGCATCGCGTGACTGGAGTGCAGAGTTTCTAAAATTATACGGCAACATTAAACAGAAAGCGAAACTTGCTGAGCGCAAATCCGATAGTACCCGCGTGCTTAACACAAAGCCATCTTTACCCTTAACGGCCTATATCGGAAGCTATAGTAGCCCGCTTTACGGCAAAGCCGACATTACCATTCAGGACGGCAAACTCTATGTATCGCTAAACAAAGTCATGACGGGTAAGCTAGATCACTGGCATTTTGATACCTTCCGGCTGAATTATGATCAATTCTGGAATGGTAATGATCCGGTCAGTTTTATACTGAATCGACAGGGTAAAGTGGCGAGGCTGAGCTGGAATGGTGCCGAACTGGAAAAAGTACCGGATGCAGTGGATAAAGGTGTAGCAGGCGGTAAGTAAAATTAGACAACCCAATTGAAAATTTATGTCCCTAAAAATTGTACTCTCGATCATTTTCAGCAGTGCCTGTTTCGCCGTAACCAGTGCGCAATCTACTCAACAGCGGGTCCGACAGTATCGACAAAGTCGTGAAACGATTCTGATGGACGAATATCGACAGTTTGTCAGTATCCCCAATGTATCGTCAGATTCGGCCAATATTCACAAAAATGCGGCATTCATCGTACAGATGATGAAACAACGGGGCATAGCGGCAACGCTGCTCGATGGTACTAAACCCGGAACCAATCCGGCGGTGTTTGGTGAAGTAAGAGTACCAGGTGCAACGAAAACCCTGATTTTTTATGCGCATTACGACGGGCAGCCGGTCAATCCAAAGCAATGGGCCGATGGCTTACAACCCTTTGTGCCGGTGTTCATTACGGCACCTGTTGAACAGGGTGGCACCATCGTTACAACCCACAAAGCCGGCGATGCCATTAATCCGGCCTGGCGGCTCACGGGCCGGGGAAGTGCCGATGATAAAGCGGGTGTAATGACGATTTTGAATGCCTATGATGCGCTCGTAAAAAGCAATAGCAAGCCCACCGCCAATCTGAAATTCTTTTTCGAAGGCGAAGAAGAAGTTGGGTCAACACATCTGGGCGATATTTTACAGAAGCACCAGAATAAACTGCAAAGCGACCTTTGGATTATTGCCGACGGACCCCGCCATGTTTCAGGGAAAAAACTCGTTCAGTTTGGGGTTCGGGGCGATGTGAACATGCACCTGACGGTGTTCGGCCCCAAACGTCCCCTGCACAGCGGGAATTATGGAAACTGGGCTCCCAATCCTGCCCAACGGCTGGTGAGTCTGCTGGCGAGTATGAAAGATGAAGACGGAAAAATCTTGATCAAAGGGTTTTACGACGATGTAACACCACTGACGGCCAGCGAAAAACAGGCAATAGCTGCATTGCCTAACATGGAAACCGCTCTGAAAAAAGAGCTTGGCATTGCTAAACCCGACGGAAATGGTGCACCATTTCAGGAACTGCTGATGATTCCTACGCTGAATATTAATGGTATTCAAAGTGCAAATGTGGGTGCTATGGCCGGTAATGTCATTCCGGCGAAGGCTGAAGCGGTGCTGGATCTGCGTCTGGTTCGGGGTAATGATGTGGCCCGGCAGATGCAGCGGGTTAAAGACCATATTAGCAGCAAAGGTTATCATGTTCTCGACCGCGACCCAACCGATGCCGAACGCCAGCAATACCCAAAGCTCATTAAAATTACGGCTGGTATTGGCTACAACGCTCAACGGACACCGATGGATTTACCAATTGCCCAGGGTGTGGTTGCGGCTGTACAATCAACGTCCTCAGAACCGATCGTGTTGTTACCCTCGTCGGGCGGGAGCCTGCCCTTGTATTTGTTTGAGAATGTGCTGAAAGCCAATGTAGTATCGGTGCCCGTTGTCAACTACGACAACAACCAGCATGCTGAAAACGAGAATGTGCTGGTTCAGTATCTCTGGGATGGGATCGAAACCATGGCAGCTATCATGCAGATTAATTAAACGATTCTTATACCGTTTCGGGCTATAAGAATAGTGCGTTAATTTCGTTGATTTTGTATCTTTGAAAGAGCAAATAGAACTGAATCATAACCTGCTGTGGAAAGACGTATTGCGCTTAAATCAATAGCTGTAGCGGCTGGTGGTCTCATCAGTTTGCCCGCCTGGGCTACTAACTGGACCTCCGAAACAGTCCAGTTAACCCATCCATTTCTCACATCCGGGCAAGACGACCTGCTCGCTGACATTGCCGAAACAATTATTCCCACAACTGACACGCCAGGCGCTAAAGCCCTGAATGTCCATCAG comes from Spirosoma aureum and encodes:
- a CDS encoding serine hydrolase — encoded protein: MKEIYLVFMLLFGGFTIQPLTAQSRKTTPDPVSRFDSYVQQAVRNWQVPGLTVTVVKEGRVLFKKGYGIRELGKPERIDTQTLFAMASTTKAMTAACLGMLVDEGRLHWDDPVTNYLPDFQLYDPTVTRELRVRDLLIHNTGVGNADFLWAAMQIPSDEILHRLRLIRPAYSFRSSFIYQNIMYLAAGKVVEKASGIPWETFIRKRIFEPLNMRRTQALFREVTDANRAKPHIEVKDTIRVVNSRLEEGLVDAVGPAGSVWTCPDDISAWMQCMLDSGRYAGKTLLKPATWAELFKPQAFVTDSQFYPTQQLTKPVWKTYGLGWFQHDYRGHHINFHTGSLTGMIAIHGQLPDQKLAVYVQSNLDHAELRHAIMYRAFDEFALGASRDWSAEFLKLYGNIKQKAKLAERKSDSTRVLNTKPSLPLTAYIGSYSSPLYGKADITIQDGKLYVSLNKVMTGKLDHWHFDTFRLNYDQFWNGNDPVSFILNRQGKVARLSWNGAELEKVPDAVDKGVAGGK
- a CDS encoding serine hydrolase domain-containing protein; protein product: MTLPLFRKLTFYLLALATLTACHRQLPKSTVYFPSKGDNWVHLAPEKADMDAALLEQAVAFAKTQETTQMTPNFSTQEEIFGKLLGPMPTSRAATNGVVLRHGYIVAEWGDTQHPDPTYSVAKSVLSTLAGITIERGMIPDIHDPVAKLIHDGGYESDQNKAITWENHLQQTSEWEGTLWGKNSDFVGKEAFGKGERKPRTLQKPGAFYEYNDVRINRMALSLLRLWKKPLPDVVRDEIMNPIGASDSWRYVTYPNAVADIDGKQMPSVSGGTRWGGGLWISALDEARFGYLFLRQGRWGDRQIVSPAWVKQATTPSPVGPDYGYLWWLNTGTSQTGKKAWPDAPTTSFAAIGAGSNTIWVDPEHDIVIVWRWHNGNPNELIKRVLAAVKK
- a CDS encoding GNAT family N-acetyltransferase is translated as MSPISTPRLTLLPIDLPTYEALFIGPPELSQHLSIRVPDVLSEFGMDIFDYTQAKVIEDHKQGPWWLYFFIHRDDNALIGVGGYKGMPDDTGMVEIGYEIYPDYRGQGLATETAQGLINRAFEYPEVMLVKAHTLAEMSASVRVLEKCGMVFNDAFDDPNDGPVWQWQVKRSYLNRLVVSSPPTKSSQQ
- a CDS encoding Sua5/YciO/YrdC/YwlC family protein; amino-acid sequence: MTTSIRDIAYQLRQGQFIALADETGWSVATDPTNDASVEQLLTFQTLMPDGLYPTVVIQNADQLGLYVAKLPDIAYDLVEFAENPLTVVYEQGKNVSANLWPSSIIPFSAGEIAVRRTLSADVQRLIGGFGRGLLTIPLESLTIPPKAIEVIKERFGVLPAMPRRPRIMRLGVGGEVSFIRK
- a CDS encoding M28 family peptidase, translated to MIYLNYNKIRPLATAILMGMLSISNTLSLAQSKASQTGNAVGAIKESDIKRDLFALAGDHFRGREGGSLDELKASVWIADQLRAMGLQPAGDDGTFFQFFHIQRTRITETSRLAIGTHQLIHGHDAFLLAPAIASVDAPLVFAGKGTPEDLAKIDIKGKAVALEFSGTPPAELSYRRFLLGTMNRKAAELVKAGALAVVWVSNSDAQFYFDRWTTGLERGRYDLPGGPNTRVFSQAPTVWLPASALEWVKQPGQQFTNVVNVESFNYPSVNIVAKVPGTDPKLKEEYVLFSTHQDHDGVRRAVAGDSIWNGADDNASGCVATMAIGRAFAQKPGKRSALIVFHGAEERGLLGSRYYVEHPTVPKGSIVAVLNAEMIGRNAPDSAAILGQQPPHRNSSDLVNAALAVNQTDAHFKLDTLWDKPEHPEGWYFRSDHLPYARANVPAIAFTTLLHPDYHTPKDEPDRINTAKVTRIAKWIYLTGWDVANRPQRVRIDEGFKLER
- a CDS encoding DUF3300 domain-containing protein; the encoded protein is MKVFIQLVPAKTMLLALGLLVAGWQSTIAQNTGNEQQAGNDNDQTIVSAIAPYRDDVRRSILLASEQPQVLTSLAQQRSASQQAFNNLIQSYDQKKQGWFYDLSRYPDVLHALATLPAGSDESSVKNLTKTMPTDLQESAWKIYRHHNNDLLQVDNLNQQAQQAFDNLIAPLDVTTQNAFRQLLDMPDVLTQLTDQIDKTTQLGNAYRMNPEQVTNDLTALHDSLTVQNQQELADYQNELNRDPQAKQELQQAGQAYAQANGYNTGINPNPAWVNSSYYYQNPYPYWFGYPYWYSSPMWYPSAWWYGTGFYYGLGGNMVLFGLPSLGFSNWFFGPGRLAYPHLYNRFNNYYSHNMGEHHFWTSGNAGFMTAAHRAFAPTAGFINARANWLTNARQYNRPSSWANTTRSAPTARYQNFNAGAYHAQSWGGGGMRSFGGGGFHGGRR
- a CDS encoding MGH1-like glycoside hydrolase domain-containing protein, with the translated sequence MPTAERERIYERADNKGWKKWGPYLSDRAWGSVREDYSPYGDAWNYVTHDMARSRAYRWGEEGIGGISDNKGHICFALGFWNHKDNIIKERFFGLSGPEGNHGEDVKELYYYLDSTPTHSYMKMLYKYPQQEFPYNRLVIETSRRGRQEPEFELLDTGIFDKDEYFDIFIEYAKADQNDWLVKVTAHNRSAQAAPLTLLPTIWFRNTWAWGYEQYNARPMLNGIGNKQIEINHKQLGKYKLYCEDADALLFCDNDTNTDRLYGRPNVAKYPKDAINNFIISGGKKSFINPNQIGTKASAHYVRQVPAGGSVSIRLRFSDQTILNQPFADFDDIWNKRLDEANAFFGDLQKNVTDPELLAIQRQAYAGMLWNKQFYYYNVNEWLKGDPKMPVPFQGRVYARNESWRHMYTANILSMPDKWEYPWFAAWDLAFHTLTLARLDPHFAKRQLAVILREYYMHPNGQIPAYEWNFSDVNPPVHAWATWKVYEIDRDLNGVGDVGFLERVFHKLLLNFTWWVNRKDVAGNNIFGGGFLGLDNIGVFDRSQPLPMGGRIEQADGTGWMAMYTLNMLRIACEISLTRPSYQDMASKFFEHFLHIASAMNNLGKQNISLWDEVDQFYYDVLHTPDQNARLLKIRSMVGLIPLFAVEILDEALLSKLPDFKRRVEWVLTNRPDLASLISRWHEPGKGETHLLSLLRGHRMKMILKRMFDETEFLSDYGIRALSKYHEKTPYQFELNSEIFQVRYVPAESEMSMFGGNSNWRGPIWFPVNFLLIDSLFKFYQYYGDDFEVEYPTNSGQVMSVKEATVLVAERLINIFRRGADGRIPAYGNEEKMQKGKHFDGLYLFYEYFHGDVGAGLGANHQTGWTGLVADLIEYWYKYQSESVAAVSTGK